The region GTGAGGGGATTATCGCGTGCTTGTGTGATATTCTAGCGATTTACGTGACGTAGCGGGAAATAAATATATTATATTATAAAATTTTATTTGAAAAAATTTCAGTGTGTGATGCATCTCGAAACTGCCTTTAGGATGTGGTAATATTGTAGACGCATGGACGATCAGGTCGAGGCGGAAGACACGGTTCTCCAGGAGACGCTCGAGGAGAACATCGGGATGTCTCAGTACGAGGCCAGTGTGTACCTCGCTCTTATCCGCGGCGGAAAGCAGTCGATGACGGAAATATCGGAGTCGAGCGGCGTCCCGAAACAGCGAGTGTACGACACCGTCAGCGACCTTCGGAACGAGGGATTCGTCGAAGTCATCGACGACTATCCGCGGAAAGCCTACGCCATCGACCCGTCCGAAGCGCTCTCGCCCATCAAGCAACAGATTACGCGAACGGAAGAGCGACTCGACGAACTACACGAAGCGGTAGAGGAAGTCGAAGGCGGTGTCGCGCTGTTCAAGAGCGAACCGACCATCAAGAAATACATACGAAAGGTGATCGAATCGGCGGAGGATAGCCTCTTTCTCCTTCTCCCGCGGAAACACCTGGACACGCTTCGAGACGACCTGACGGCTCTGCCCGCCGACGTCCATTCTCGCCTCATCGTTTCCGACCTGACCGAAGACGATGTCGACGGCGACGATATCTACCTCGACGAATCAGTCTCGGCCCTCGCGGACGACATTCACGGAGTCACCTCCAACGAACCGCTCATGGTGAGCGTGGATCGGGAACGTGCGTTCTACTGGACTCACGGCTCGAAACGGAAGATGACGTCCGAAATGCAGGGGTTCTACATCACGAATCCCGAGCTCGGATTCCTTTTTGATAGATTCCTCTCCGATTCTATCTGGCCGCTCGCTCGCCCGGTGAACCCGACGGACGACCCCGATTGGCCCACGTTTCCGAAGGAATACATCCGACTCAAGGACTGTCTTTCCGACCTCAAACGCGTGACACGGGAACGGGCGCTCGAGTCCTTCGAGGTGGAATTCGAGGGCTACGATACCAGAACCGGTGAAGCGGTGACGAAGCGTGGAACGGTCGCCGGGTATTATTTCACCGAATTCGATATCAGAGCGACGCTCAAAGTCGAACTCGACCGGGAGTACGATTCCGGCACGTCCGACGTTGTTACCGTCGGGGGGTGGAAAGCGACGTACGAAGACTACCAAGCACGTCGTCTCACCGTTTGGGAAAAAAGCGGAAAGGACCATCCCGCCACCATCGACGACGAAACGGAACGTCACCTCCTGCGCTGTCGAGAAGAGATTCCCGAGGAGTTCGGCGACGGTCGAATCGCACTCGGAATGGATGCGTTCGTCGATCGGATGCGTGAATTCATCGAGGAACGGAACGGGTCCCGTGATTACGAATCGATGCGAAAGTTCGGCGACTTGAAGGAACTACTCATCGAATTCGAAGCGAGCGACAGCGTCCCAGTCATCGAATGGGTCCCCACCGAAACGATTCCCGGTGGGCATACGGTCCATCTCGGGCAAGTTTTCGACGACTTCGGGTACGACCTCACCGTCTTTGGTACGTTCGGCGACCCGACACATCCCGTGTTCGAAGACGTGTTCTCCACCCACGATGTCCTCAGTGCAGGCGAGCCGACCTTCGCCGATTACATTCTGTTCGAAGACGGGAAGCTCATCCTCCGCGAGCCGAACTTCGACCAAGTGGATTGGGACACGGTGGTCGAGGAGATCGGTATCGAGACGCTCGCGGAGTCCGTCGATGGGACGACCGTCCTCGGTTTCGGGTCATGGTCGAACATCCCGTCGCTTCCGTCCGTTTGGGATGGGTTTCGGGACGAAATCTGGCCGCTCCTCGAAAACCCACCGAACTCGGTCGTCATCTCACCCGCGGACATTCAGCAGATGTCACCGAACCTCGTCAAAAACGGGCTCCAGTCCCTCCGCGCTCTCGACGACGTCGTTCCCGTGACGGTTACGACGAACCGGACACAAGCAAAGCGTCTCCTCACGGTCCTCGACGAGGAGGGGACGGACAGTTCGCTTTCGAACACGGCCATGACCCTCCGTAACGAAATCGGTGTTTCCAAATTCGTGGTCCACACGCTTCTCGAGGCGGCACTCGCCCGAGAATCCGGTATCGTGACCGCGCGAGCACCCAGACCGGCCCCCGAACAGGTCACGAACTCCGATGCCCACTTCGATACGGGGCTGACGCTCGGCCATGCGGAGGGGCTGTCCGACGGGACGTCACTCATCCTCGCGAATACGGTCGCGGGGTGTTTCATGCGCGAGGGAGTTCCGCCGACCGAGGAATCCATCCGTCATCTCCTCGACCAATACGATACCCTCTTCGAGGCTTAATAGCCCCGCATCGACCGAAGGCCACGCTCGACATCTACGGGCCATATCGAGCGGAAGCAACCATACCCGACGAGACTGACCGTTTCACGCCGACACGGAATTCGATTCGTGAACTTCGACGTATCGGTCGTCGGTTCCTGAAGCCGAATACTTACTCCCCTCGCTCACGTTCATTCTATGGTACAATGGTCGAGAGCGGACTGCGACGGTTGACCAACCGCCGATGGAAGGTGGGTGTCGGTATCCTTCTGGCCGTCATCCTCATCGTCGTCGGTGGTGTCGCGGTGTACTTCTCGCTTCCACATCACGGGACATCGGCCTCGGTGCAGTCGGCAGCAAAACGACCCACACGTCTCGATTTCGAAAACAGATGGTGTGACAGTTCTTTCTCCCACGAACGGGACATCGACCGTCGGACTCGTTTTCTATCCCGGCGCGCGCGTTGCACCGGATGCCTATTATGCCTCTCTCGCACCGCTGGTGCGACGTTCCAACGTGACGGTCTTCGTCCCGAAAATGCCGTTCAACGTCGCCCTCCTCGATGTGGGCGCTGCGGGGGAAGTCAGGTCTCGGTATCCCAGGATTCGGACGTGGTTCGTCGGCGGACATTCGCTCGGGGGCGTTGCCGCTTGTCGATATGCGAGCTCACACGACGTCCGAGGACTGGTGCAGTTCGCGTCGTATTGCGATACCAACGTGAGCGAACGTCCGATAGACGTACTGAGCGTCACCGGCAGCAGGGATACCGTTTTGGACCGGGAGGCCTACCGTGAGAGTAGAAATCTCCTCCCGCAGAACGCGACGGTCCGCGAAATCGCCGGAATGAACCACACCGAATTCGGTTCGTATCGCGGTCAGCGAGGGGACTCACGAGCGACCATCTCGTACGACGTCGCCCATCGACGGCTAGCGGATATCCTCGTTCCGTGGCTGAGCAAATCGGGTACTGCGACTGCGTAGCCCGGCTGTCAACCAGTTCGGTGCTCTGTTCGTCTCGACCCACGCCCGTGCTTTGAACCATCGTTACCGGATGAAATGTCACTTACCTCAGTCCATTCTCAAGATAGTCGAGGACTATCGGCCAGGAGTCCGCCGCGGCCCGTGCATTCGCTTTCGGGCTTCCCCCGTTGGCATCGTTCGTCGGGACACCGGTGTAGTCGGCGTAGGGCACTCCAAAGATGATACACCCGGGACGAAATCCTCTATCAAATCACGGCGGACGAATCCGACACTGACGACTCGACGGACGGGTCGGAGGATAGGGACGAGGAAAGGGAGGACGATCGCTGTAATTGATGTCTTTGGGACCGTGAGGTCGGCGTCCCCCGAAACCGTCACCACGTTCACCGTCGTTCACAATATTTCAATTGATACTTTCTTGGTAGTATGTGCCACATACTTATTATTGTACAGACGAAGTGTGTAGTCATGTCCAACGCTGCTTCAATCAACGCTGAATCGACGGTGGACGATTCCATAGATAAACAGATGTTCGTCCACGAATATCGGTTCGAATACGATATGAACGGTGAGACGCCACTTACCGAGTGTCTCATCGACATCATCGCATTCGTCACCGATGATTCTCGAGACGAAGCAAAATCGCTCGTTCATCAGCGTTGCCGTCACGATATTGAGGACCACTTTTCGATGCTCAATCGACGCCAAAAGTGGAAATCCTCCTTCTGGGTCGGTAGTCTGAACGTTACCATCAGTCGGGATGGAGAAATAGTCGTCCGAGAATTGTGATCGACTTTCCCTTTCACTTGGGTCGGCTTGGAAGCGTCCCCGACGTTCCGTCTACCATCGCAGTAACTGTCGATTCTGTCCCCAATCTAGCAGAGTGAGCTTCGGTGTGATTTCGAGGGGTCGATCGAAAATGACGAACTCATAGACTTCTCATCGAGTTCGAATCGTCCAGTAATGCTATGAGCGGACAGTGCAACGCTTATTCCCGATGATGGGGACAGGGCCTCCCCGGAAACGGGACGACGCACTGACACGGCCGGTTCGAGTCTTCGTCAGTGCGTCCGCAGATGGGCTGCCCGATAGCGTTCGTTGATGGGTTATCGTAAGACATATTCCATCTGTACTGGCAGCATCGATAAATACATTTTCGAATTTCATTGAAATATGTCTGACGAATGAGCAACGATAGATGATGAGGGATATCGGTCGTCGAAGAATCTTCGCCTTTAGTCCTGGTTTGGCATACGAGACCGGAGGATTCCGTTGCGACCGTGCAATGGCTCGGTTTTTGAGCTACATCGCCACCACGGACGAAACGTCGTTCGGCGGCCGATTGTCCCCGGTATCGGCTTCGACGGACACCTCCGGAATCGTCCTCACGGCATCCGACTCGTCCCCGATATATTATATTAATATTATTAGAAAATTCGTTAATTATATATTCTACACTGTGTACCGTAGGTCCATGACAGGTGGTACCGACCAACGGAGAGTAGCGATGACACGGCAGCGACGATACCGTCCGAGTTCGGACGCCGTATCGATAAACAGACCGGCGGAAAGGAGCGCCCAGGAACGACGACCCCAGTTAACGAAGACGAAGCTAAGTGGTGAGTCGCGATGGTGAGTGCCCTCAAAATAGTTCTCGCAGTCCTGCCGCTGGCGGTCATCGCCTACCTCATGATCGGCCGGTACTGGCCAGCGACTCGGGCGATGCCGATAGCATGGTTATCCGCCGTCGTCGTCGGAGTCACGAGTTGGCAGATGACGCCGTCGTGGGTCGCGGCCGCGACCATCAACGGCTTCATCACCGCGACGAACATCCTCTGGATCGTTTTCGGTGCGATTCTCCTGTTGTACACCCTGAAACAGACCGGCGCTTTCGACACTATCAACGCCGGGTTCACCTCCATCAGCGAGGACCGACGCGTTCAGGTGGTCCTGCTCGTCTTCCTGATGGGGTCGTTCATCGAGGCCGCCGCTGGTTTCGGAACGCCGGCGGCCGTCGTCGGTCCGCTCTTGGTCGGGCTCGGGTTTCCACCGCTCGCGGCGGTCGTGGTCGCGCTCACCGGAAACCTGATGGCCATCACCTTCGGCGCGGTGGGGACGCCGCTCATCATCGGGTTGCAGGACACGTTCTCGACGGCGAACGTGGCGACGCCCGCGGGAACGACGGTACCTGGTTGGGTCGCCCAAATCGGCGTGTGGGCCGCGTCGTTCCACGTTATCGTCGGTATGCTACTGCCGTTTATCGGCGTCGCCATGATGACGCGGTTTTTCGGCGAAGAACGTTCCATCAAACCCGCGCTCGAAGTGCTTCCACTCACCCTGTTCGCGTGGTTCACCTTCGCGGTTCCGTACTGGTTGACCGCGTACTTCCTCGGACCGACGTTCCCCGGCCTCATCGGCGCGATGAGCGGCATGGTGTTCACCGTCGGTACGCTGAAAGCCGGGTTCTTCCACCCCGACGAAGAGTGGGATTTCGCACCGCAGGAACTCTGGCCGGAACACTGGGTCGGCGATATCGAACCCGGTGAGACGTCCCCGAGTGACACTCCGGTCGCCGCCGACGGTGGCGTCGTGACGAAACAGATGCCCCTTTGGAAGGCGTGGACGCCGTACGCGCTGCTGGCGGCGCTGCTCGTTCTCACCCGCGTTTGGACTCCCCTCACGGACTTCCTGACGAGTACGCTCGTCCTCAAGTGGACAAACATCCTCGGTACTGGCCTCGATAACGACTTCGCACTGCTCTACCTCCCGGGGGCGGTCTTCGTATTCGTTCACCTGCTCACCATTCCGCTACACGGCATGAACGGACGCCAGATAAAGGATTCGTGGGTCGAAACGGCCGAGAACGTCACCCCCGCGGTCATCGCGTTGCTGTTCGCGGTGGCGACGGTTCAGATCATGATCCAGTCGGGCAAGGCCGCCAATATCGACAGCATGCTGGTCATCCTCTCGGACGCGACGGCGAACGTCGCGGGCGGCGTCTACCCGTTCTTCGCGTCGCTCGTCGGTGCGTTCGGCGCGTTCCTCGCCGGTTCGAACACGGTGAGCGACATCCTGTTTGGAACGTTCCAGTACAACGTCGCCGAGAACCTCGCCGTCTCGCGTACCATCCTCGTCGGTGCACAGGCCGTCGGTGGTGCGATAGGGAACCTCATCGCGATTCACAACGTGGTCGCCGCGCTCGCGGTGGTCGGCCTCGTCGGACAGGAAGGACGGGTCATCCGACTCGAACTCCTTCCGTTGACGTACTATGCGGGCATGACGGGAATCCTGACGATGCTGTTCGTCTACGTGATTTTCCCGGGCGTCTTCTGAAGCCGCCGAACTTTTTTCGCTTCGCATCGCCGGATAGGTGTGAGGAAACGACGATGGTTCGAGTGACTTCGTTCCACATAGTGAATTCGTTTCACAACGTGGTCAAATTTCGGACGGTAACTACAAACGAATGTGATTAGATACTTCGTTTGGGTATCAATCGATGAATCTCGACGAATTTGTAACCTCCTACGCACCGAACGAGACGCAAAACACGTTCGAACTGGAAAGTTCGAAGCTGCTCGATGTTTCGGTGGACGGTAGCGTCATGGCACGAGCGGGGTCGATGGTCGGCTACACCGGCGAAATTTCGTTCGAACAGAAGTCCGCCGGTGGACTGAAAGGAATGCTGAAACAGAAAGCCACCGGCGAGGGAGCGGTGATGATGAAGGCGACGGGAACCGGCCATCTCTATCTGGCCGACCAAGGCAAAGAGGTCCAACTGCTCGAACTGGACGCCGACGACGAGATCAGCGTCAACGGAAACGACGTGCTGGCGTTCGAGGACAGCGTCAGTTGGGACATCAAGATGATGAGCAGCATCGCCGGAGCGACCTCCGGCGGTCTGTTCAACGTCTATCTCTCGGGTCCGGGCTATATCGCGATTACCACGCACGGCAAACCGCTCGTCGTCCCGACGCCGGTCAGTACCGACCCCAGTGCGACGGTCGCGTGGAGTAGCAACGTCTCTCCGAGTTCGAAGCGGGATTTGAACCTCAAGAGCTTCATCGGCCGCTCCTCCGGGGAGTCGTACCAACTTCAGTTCGCCAACGAAGGCGGATTCGTCATCATCCAACCGTACGAGGAAGTACACCCCGAACAGTGACGGCCTCGTTCGGTCATTAGCTACGATCGCTCCCTGATCACGATATCTCGTTTTCCGCTCTCTTGTCCGGTTGATGCGCGGGACCTTCGGACCCTCCGGCTCGATCCACAGATCAAAAAACACGCTCAAATCCATAAATACAATATACTTTATTAAAAAGGAAAAATAAATATCCTTTTTATGCTATGGTACTAAACCTATTTTAGCTAACGCGGAATGGCTCCCATGAATTTACAAGACAATCAGAACGCTTCTACTCGTTCATTTTTGAACCCGTTTACGAGTGAGTTCCGTCCGTTCGCCCTCGTTCAGCTCATCCTGATTCCACTTCTTTTCACCGGGGTTCTTTACAGAGCGCAGAATTCCCCAGAATGGTTTGGTTCGTTTCATCTCGACCTTCTCTTTCTCTATGTTACACCCCTTTTGTTGCTCGCGCACACGTACTATCGGACCGATAGTGGACTGTGGATACACGTCGCACAGGCGTCTCTGTTGATACTTCTGACCTTCATCCTCCTCCGGCAGCACAACCTGTACATCCCGGGCGACGGACGCACCCTCCACGTCGTGCTGGTCTTCCTTCTGTACGCAGTCTATCCGTTCATCGGGTACGATTTCGTAGCGTTCCTCCGAAGTCGAGCGGTATACGTGGCCGCGTACGTCCTCATGCTCGGGGTGTTCTTTTTCCACGTCAACTCGATGGCCGCCGGTTCGACGAAAGCGTCGTTCGTCGTCTATATGGCGTTGCTATTCGGGGTAAACGTCTTCTTCATTCCGAGGTACGTCTCGCGGAACGTCTTCTTCTGGGGTCTGTCACTCGTCGCTGGGTTTTTCGTCGTGATAGGGCTCCCCGTCTACGTTATCGGGTCGTACGACCTCTGGTGGTTCCAGCCCCAACTCTTCGAGGCCACAGCCACCATTCCGCTGCTCGGGACGGAGTTCCACTACCTGCAATCCGTGCTCGACAATCCGAATATCCTCGCCGTCCTCACCTTCTCCGGAGCGTTTGCAGCGCTCGTGCTTGCCGTCGAAAACGTCTTCCAACGGCGGTTCCTCCTTGTGTCGCTCGCATCCGTACTGTTCTTCCTCAACGGACTCGCCACGTACCTGACGCATGCACGTGCATCGTGGTTGGCCCTCGCGTTGGCCACCGTCGTGTACGCCGGGTACGTTCTGTTCGGTCGTCGGAGCGTTCCGTTTACGGTCGTTCCGCTCGCGCTAGCATCCGCGGTCTTACTTCTCACAATCCTCTTCGCGGTCGGACCGATAGATGCACACGGGCGAGCACCGCTTTGGATGGCCGGACTTCGTGCCATCAAAAACGCACCCTCCGCCCTCGGCTACGGAGTTGTCAACACGCACGCCGTTATCGAACCGTTCGTCACCGACCCGCACTTCCGCGGGTACTCGCCCCACAATTCGTACGTCCAAATCTTCTTGCAAGTCGGCATCGTCGGTGGGATGGCGTATCTCGTAATCGTCCTCGGTAGCATCGTCGAGGGCATCGTTCGATGGAACTCTGTCGACGTGCCGATGCTCGGGTTCGCTCTCGCGTTCGCGGTTCACCAAACGTTTGCGGTGTACACGATGTTCAACAACGCCGTCGCCTCGATACTCGCGATGCTGGTCTTCGGGTATCTCATCTGCGGATACGAACGGTAGAACCGACTCGTTCCTCCCGTGTCCGTGCTTCGTGGTGCCGACCTCAAATCAGTTTGATGATCGCCGCCCACATGAAGAGAGAGATAACGCTCGCAAGTAAAAACGCGATCCAAAAGTCCGAGAAGTCGGGGAAGTCCGGGATAGTCGAGCCAGCGATGGCCATTTCTACTTCACGTTGGACCTCACGGAGTAATTAGTGTTGGGTTCAGATGGACAGTCATTAAATAGACATACGTCTCTTCGACTACCACCTCTGGGTCTTTCAGTGGAGTTTTCCGATGGTGGGGGATTTTCACGGTTTGAGTACACTACAATAATTGTCATATCATCCGAGTTCTTGTTCGTCGAATCCCTATCTCAAGAACAGCAAATAGGGAAACATACTTGTACGAAAATTAAATCAACTAATCAAACCGGAAACCGAATCGCCTTTCTTCTTCGCCCGAGACACCCATCCATGGTCGACGAGTCCGTTCTGATCGCGTTCGTCGCGGGTATCCTCCAAGGCATTTTCGAGTGGCTCCCGATTTCGAGCGAGGGGAATCTCACCCTGTTCCTCCGCGCGATGGGAAGTCAACCGAAAGCGGCACTCCGCTTTTCTCTGTTCCTCCACGCCGGAACCGCAATCGCCGCAACCGTCTACTATCGTGGAGAACTCGAAAACGTCCTCGGTTCGCTTCGGGGGTGGCGTCCCGATTCGGCGTTCGAGAATAGACAAGCCGAACTGTCGTTCCTCGTCGTAGCCACGCTCGCGTCGGGTATCGTCGGAATCCTCGCGTTGAAAACCCTCGATGCGGTCGTCTCCGAACTGGCAGGTGGCGGGTTCGTCGCACTCATCGGTGTGCTCCTGATCGGGACGGGAGTGTTGCTCCGCTTTGCCGACCGGTTCGAACTGGGTACCCGGGAAACCCCCACGTTGACCGACGCGATTCTCGTCGGTGGAATGCAGGGTTTGGCCATCCTTCCGGGTATTTCGCGCTCGGGGACGACCGCAGGGACCCTCCTCTTTCGTGGATACGACGGCGCTGACGCGTTTCGCCTGTCGTTTCTGCTTAGCATTCCCGCGGCCGCGGGTGCAGGTGCGTTGGTCGTCTACGAAACCGGTGGCCTCCCCACTGTCTCCCCCACGGTTGCACTCATTGCACTTGCAACCAGTGCTATCGTCGGCTATGTCACGATCGACGCGTTGTTGCGGGTCGTCGAACGGGTTTCCTTCTGGGCGGTCTGTGTCGGAATCGGGACGCTAGCGATCGCTGGGGGCGTCTTCCTCCTCGTCGTGTAATCTCCTCCGCGTCGAAATCGAACGCTTATGCGGTCCGTTTTTCTCGGCATTCAAAAGCCGATGAACGCGTAGCCGATTCCGAACGTCCCCAAAAGGATACCGGTCGCAATCATGGCCTCGTCTTTCGTCATTTTCTCATCTTCGAGTTATAGTTCCTCAACAATACATTCTTTTATACGAAGTTTGATGAGTTTTAAAGCAAGGATGGGGATTTTGCCAACTTGTGAGTGTTCCGCAACCACTGTCGGGCCACCGGCGTATCGAGTCACCGCTGCCGGTAGGTTACCTCTAGAATCTACGACTGCATTCTTTAGAGGAGGACCAGCAGTGTCTGACCGATTCCGAGCCAGACGGCGGCCGAGAGGAGTACTGCAACGAGGTATCCCTTCCAGAACGATGTCATCTGTTCGCCACCAAGGGCACTTTTCGTTCGCTCAATCCAACGGTGCCGTCCGTCGAAGGTGTCCTATCGGCCCGGAAGACTCTCCCATCCATACTATTTCCTCAACCCCACACGGTATTGTAATGAGGCCTCTACCGTCCGTAAAGATACCATTTCACTACTTCAGTGTCTCTTTACTCCTGGTCCGAACTATAATCTGCAGAAACGGAATGTCCCATTCCACGACTGATTTGACAATTTAATTTTGTATTTTACCCACTATATTGAATTTATTTAGTATTTAATCTGCTTATTTTGGTCAATGTTGGACGTAGCATTTATGATATTGCATATCTCTTTAATCAAATAGTGCTCTCCACATTCCGCTATCGCTTCGCTAGCGTTACTGGAACCATTTCACTCGTGGTACTTTCGGTCCTCATCGCGAACGAACGCGCGGTCCAATCGTTCGTTACCACGAGTTTTCCGGTACTCGATCAGCTTCATTCGACGGTACTCCCGATGCCGAAGATCGGAATTGCGGGCCTCATCACCGCCTTCGTCGTTACGGCGAGCCTCATTCCCATGTTCAAACCACGTCCTCGACGGGTATTGGACACGATTTCGGTCACGGAAAAACGACTGTTCATCGCCGTTTTAGGGCTCGCCACGCTCGGCTACGCGGACTACTCGTACCGTCTCCCTCGCTCGACGCTCATCATCATCACTGCACTGCTTGGGGTCGGTCTGCCCGCGCTATTCGTTTCGATTCGCCGACGTCCGACCGATACCAACGCGCCTGCAATCGTCGTCGGTGACGATGTTCGCTACGTCGCCGACGTTCTCAAAGCTATCAACACGCCCGTGTTGGGATACGTCTCGCCGCCGAGCGGAAACGAGATTCACGAGCGCGAATTGGAACGAGTCGTCACGGACGGTGGAACCGAACAACCGCTCCCGGGCGTCGAACGTCTCGGCGGCCTTTCGCGCTTGGAAAACGTCATCATCGAAAACAGCGTCGATACGGCCATCTTGGCCTTCTCGACCACGGACCGGGCGGAGTTCTTCGGTGCACTCGATACGTGTCACAAGCACGGGGTGACGGCGAAGGCTCCCAGTCGGCACATCGATAGTGTTCTCACGAAGACGGAAGCGACGGAGGACGACGAACTCGTCGAAGTCGCCCTCGAACCGTGGGACTGGCAGGATTACGTGTTCAAACGGGCGTTCGACGTGTTGTTCGCCGCGGCCAGCCTCCTCGCATTTGCCCCCCTCCTCGGCGTCATCGCACTGACGATAAAACTCGACAGCCCCGGCCCCATCTTCTACAGTCAGGCTCGGACCGCGGAGTTCGGCGGCACGTTCCAAGTGTACAAGTTTCGGAGCATGGTCACCGACGCGGAAGCGGAAACAGGGGCCAAAGTCAGCGAGGAGGACAAGGGCGAGGTCGACCCTCGGGTCACGCGCGTCGGTCGAATCCTCAGGCGGACCCATCTGGACGAAATCCCGCAGCTTTGGTCCATTCTCATCGGGGATATGAGCGTCGTCGGACCCCGCCCGGAGCGACCGGAGCTGGATTCCGACATCGAGACCGGCGTCGTCGAGTGGCGAAAGCGGTGGTTCATCAAGCCCGGCCTGACCGGACTCGCACAAATCAGCGACGCCACCGGACACGAACCGGCCAAAAAACTGCGGTACGACGTCGAGTACATCCGCCGACAGTCGTTCTGGTTCGACGTCCAAATCGTGACCCGCCAACTCTGGCAAGTGGTCCGGGACGTCGGTCATCTCGTCCGCGGAGAAGAAGAGCAGTAAGCGAGCGACCCCCGTCGGACCGCGCTAATTTTGTACACGATGCGTGCGGCGTTTCCCGACCGTTCGAAACCGCACGTGTGTCTGGCCGTTCTTCTTCGACGACCTCTCGTCGTGTTTCGAGCGTTCAACGACGCGAACCGATTTCTCCGAGAATCGGTTCCTCGTGTGTTTCTTCAGTAACGTCCTGCCACGTTCGGCAACAATCGTTTTTTATTCCTTCCGTACACACGAATCCGTAGAGACAAATGGAACTACTATCAATTGGGGCGCTAGTTGTATTCTGGGCGAGCTCGCTCGGAATTCTACAGACGTATCTCTTCTATCCCGCGTTACTTCGTGTGTTCACGAGCGACCGTCCACCCGTACAGTCCCCATCGGAATGGCCTTCCACGACGCTCGTCATCGCGGCGTACAACGAGGAGGACGTCATCGAGGAGAAGATAGAAAACAGCCTCGAACTGGACTATCCCGACGACAAGTTCGATATCGTCGTCTTCTCGGATGCGTCCTCGGACAGGACCGACGAGCTCGTGAAAGGGTACGCTGACGAGGGCGTCGAACTGATGCGAATCGAGGGGCGCGTCGGGAAGACGGAATGCCAAAACCAAGTCACGTCGAGGCTCGATTCGGACTTCATCGTCTATTCGGACGCGAACAGCATGTACGAACCAGACGCAATCAAACGGTTGATTGCCAGGTTCTCCGACGGCGTGGGATGTGTCGTTGGCGAACTCCGCTACTCGGACGACAGCGACGTCGAAGGCGAGTCGCTGTACTGGCGCTACGAGCAAGCCATCAAAAAGCTCGAAGCCCGGTTCCATTCCCTCGTGACCGGAAACGGTTCCATCTACGCCGTTCGACGCTCCTCGTACGTCCCCCTTTCACCGGGTGGCATCAGCGATTTCGCCGAACCGCTCGCCGTCGTCAGCAACGGTGAGAGAATCGACTACGCCGACGACGCAGTCGCGTGGGAACGAACCGGTGAATCGGTCGAATCCGAGATGTCCCGACGGATTCGAATCGTGACCCGCTGTTGGAACACGGTCACGGAGTTCACGGAACTCCTCAACCCGCTTCGATACCCCAAATTCGCCTTCCAGTTCATCTCGCACAAGATACTCCGCTGGTTGTCCCCGCTCCTGCTCGGAACCGCGTTCCTCGCGAACGCCGTCCTTCTGCTCCTCGACGCCAACCCGATTTACACGCTCTCGTTCGTCGTACAGGTTCTCTTTTACTTCTCTGCCGTCTTGGGATGGGTCTCGGAGCGATACGACGTGGCGATACCCGGACCGG is a window of Haladaptatus paucihalophilus DX253 DNA encoding:
- a CDS encoding AIM24 family protein, coding for MNLDEFVTSYAPNETQNTFELESSKLLDVSVDGSVMARAGSMVGYTGEISFEQKSAGGLKGMLKQKATGEGAVMMKATGTGHLYLADQGKEVQLLELDADDEISVNGNDVLAFEDSVSWDIKMMSSIAGATSGGLFNVYLSGPGYIAITTHGKPLVVPTPVSTDPSATVAWSSNVSPSSKRDLNLKSFIGRSSGESYQLQFANEGGFVIIQPYEEVHPEQ
- a CDS encoding alpha/beta hydrolase — translated: MTVLSPTNGTSTVGLVFYPGARVAPDAYYASLAPLVRRSNVTVFVPKMPFNVALLDVGAAGEVRSRYPRIRTWFVGGHSLGGVAACRYASSHDVRGLVQFASYCDTNVSERPIDVLSVTGSRDTVLDREAYRESRNLLPQNATVREIAGMNHTEFGSYRGQRGDSRATISYDVAHRRLADILVPWLSKSGTATA
- a CDS encoding L-lactate permease, which gives rise to MVSALKIVLAVLPLAVIAYLMIGRYWPATRAMPIAWLSAVVVGVTSWQMTPSWVAAATINGFITATNILWIVFGAILLLYTLKQTGAFDTINAGFTSISEDRRVQVVLLVFLMGSFIEAAAGFGTPAAVVGPLLVGLGFPPLAAVVVALTGNLMAITFGAVGTPLIIGLQDTFSTANVATPAGTTVPGWVAQIGVWAASFHVIVGMLLPFIGVAMMTRFFGEERSIKPALEVLPLTLFAWFTFAVPYWLTAYFLGPTFPGLIGAMSGMVFTVGTLKAGFFHPDEEWDFAPQELWPEHWVGDIEPGETSPSDTPVAADGGVVTKQMPLWKAWTPYALLAALLVLTRVWTPLTDFLTSTLVLKWTNILGTGLDNDFALLYLPGAVFVFVHLLTIPLHGMNGRQIKDSWVETAENVTPAVIALLFAVATVQIMIQSGKAANIDSMLVILSDATANVAGGVYPFFASLVGAFGAFLAGSNTVSDILFGTFQYNVAENLAVSRTILVGAQAVGGAIGNLIAIHNVVAALAVVGLVGQEGRVIRLELLPLTYYAGMTGILTMLFVYVIFPGVF
- a CDS encoding TrmB family transcriptional regulator, whose translation is MDDQVEAEDTVLQETLEENIGMSQYEASVYLALIRGGKQSMTEISESSGVPKQRVYDTVSDLRNEGFVEVIDDYPRKAYAIDPSEALSPIKQQITRTEERLDELHEAVEEVEGGVALFKSEPTIKKYIRKVIESAEDSLFLLLPRKHLDTLRDDLTALPADVHSRLIVSDLTEDDVDGDDIYLDESVSALADDIHGVTSNEPLMVSVDRERAFYWTHGSKRKMTSEMQGFYITNPELGFLFDRFLSDSIWPLARPVNPTDDPDWPTFPKEYIRLKDCLSDLKRVTRERALESFEVEFEGYDTRTGEAVTKRGTVAGYYFTEFDIRATLKVELDREYDSGTSDVVTVGGWKATYEDYQARRLTVWEKSGKDHPATIDDETERHLLRCREEIPEEFGDGRIALGMDAFVDRMREFIEERNGSRDYESMRKFGDLKELLIEFEASDSVPVIEWVPTETIPGGHTVHLGQVFDDFGYDLTVFGTFGDPTHPVFEDVFSTHDVLSAGEPTFADYILFEDGKLILREPNFDQVDWDTVVEEIGIETLAESVDGTTVLGFGSWSNIPSLPSVWDGFRDEIWPLLENPPNSVVISPADIQQMSPNLVKNGLQSLRALDDVVPVTVTTNRTQAKRLLTVLDEEGTDSSLSNTAMTLRNEIGVSKFVVHTLLEAALARESGIVTARAPRPAPEQVTNSDAHFDTGLTLGHAEGLSDGTSLILANTVAGCFMREGVPPTEESIRHLLDQYDTLFEA